In the Diprion similis isolate iyDipSimi1 chromosome 13, iyDipSimi1.1, whole genome shotgun sequence genome, acatgataaagataataattattacgttTAGGAGGAGGTTCGCGCCACCGATCGGGGCCGGATACCCACTTGTTATGTTATCTATTAAACAAATATATGAGCAAAAAAGAAGAGCGCTCGGatttgtaattatatttcaaaaccCAGCAATTCGTTTACTCGCCTTTCGTAAgccattgaaattttaaatcataaGAAACTGAAGGCCGCAGCTTCTCGCATGATATGTCGACATGTATAACAACGAAATTTCTTTGTTTATAAATACTGCGTCGgcttattatttttcgatgaCGATGTATATTCATTAGGGGAAGATTTCAAAGCTTGTTTGatagttcaaatttcgaatggaatagaaaatgaaaagaactTACCAGGAAACgaataaagttaaaaattatcgTGGACGTGGGATTAGCCAGAAACTGACTCCATCAAATCCATCTTAACAAATGTTACAAAGAAGTTTTTCAATCGGAGATATATCCAAAATTCAAAGATTTTGTTTTTGCTAGTTTGCTGCTTATTCTACTgattggatttttatttcatgaaGCCTacatcgcatttttttttttttttgctaaaaatcggATACGAAAATGTGAATGACTGATAGTGGTTGGGCGAAATTAACTTTTATCAACAATTCTAAGTGAATAACATTCTTTCAGTAATTATACCAATGCCGTCAAGGTTTGATGACAAATATTTGCATTTGTTTTATATTCCTACCGATATGGTAGAATTtatgcatgcaaaaattcaagtGGTTCCGTGATGTTTACTAGTATAGATTAACCGGAAAGTATATATGTTTCCGTTTAATAGAATATTCAAATTACCTGCGAACATATTTTGATTATAAATCCTGGTAAACAAACGTACCTACGTAACTTGATTCTCATTCGAAAAACTACGCAATTCTTTTATTGCGTTATGCGATACATCTGCAGTGACTTAATTGGTAAACAGGTTGATCTATTTACAAGTTTTAATTCTATATGTTGTTGACAAAGAACTTGTATAACGTGTGAATGCGATATCAACAATCAGTAGAAAACAAATTCTTcgaactgcaaattttcaaggagaaaagtttttcgatCTAATTATCGAGGACATAAAATACCAAACGTTAGATTAAACTACCACTATGAAGAAATACAAATATAACAACAATAAGTAAACCTTATTGTCGGTTACACTTTTCAAACGTGTATGAttttagaatgaaatttttcgacaaattaCAAGAGATTCGCCAGTTTCGCATTCTAATAAATTCCTTTTATAggacaatgaaaatcaataCGAAAGTTGAACTCTGTTAATGGaagtatttcaatttcatcaaaCGAGGAGAACCACAAACAATCTTTTTTTGTAGAGAAATGGAAGCAAAAACTAGTTAGTTCTATAATTTGTAATTCAGTCATTTGTCGTTAACTAcgattttcatatatttttaatatttcaattttgaaacactcctttcaacattttcaagattagaataagtaaaaaagatCCAATGATATCTTTTTGATCTactgttaattatttttccaagggatttctgttttttataaTAAGTATTCAAAAGTATATTCATTATTGAGGTTTTAGATGGGTTCAGTAAATTAAATGTAGATCTAATTATGTATTAGATAATTAAtgtatttaatgaaaaatatgaatgagAATTATAACGTTCACATTACGGACTTCAGATGACAAGATAATCGCAAAGCGTACATAGCAGTAGTGAATTATTTAGTAGATTATTAACAATTATGTATTTTCCGATCGTTTTTAGGCCTTCATAGCTGCCTTCAACTGAGCCTGTTGAAAGGATTGCTGAAGTTTAGCCAGTGCCTCACGGTGAGTATCTTGCTTTTTGTCCAAGGTCGCTATCAAATCTTCAGTAcgttttctgaaaataatatttaacaatGTTCGATTAGCAagtctcattattattactatactaTCTATCTATAAATCTGTGAAAGTATCAGCTTTCCAAACGAATTGACAGAGTTAAAATTATTTGGCACTGTGCCTTCTTTCAGTCAACGTTGGCACCTTTGGCTGCTAGTTTCAACTCTACATGAATCTTGAAACactcgaaaaattcaattgtatTTGACCGATTATCAACCCTTGTAAGAAATTAAACGTTGCTGAATGAAGgtgatttcttttatttcattaccgTTCGTGTTCGGTTGCAAAGTGTTTAAACTCTTGTTATACTAACGTTCTATTGAAGTTTAAATTTTGTACTACAAATATCCAAGGCAATACTTACAATTCGGCAGAAATGTACTCCATTCTTTTAACAACATTTTGCTTTGCCTCTTCCAAGTCCTGCTTAACTAAGACTGGACCGATTAACTTGAAAACTTCGTTCCCCGATTTTAAGAGATCCAATTCTTGTTTTACAGCGGTATTTTCATTTAACTGTCCATCGAGTTGCTGCCGTTGTAGAAGAGCCTTGTGGTAATCTGATATCGAGAAATATTTCTAAAGAGTTAATGAGTCGAGAGAGAATCAATCCAGTGTTATAATGGAAAGAGTTGATCTTACCTTTTTGGgcaattttaaatttgtcaAGTTCAGCTTGGAGCTTCTTCTGAATCTCATCAACCATTTTAATATAGGTAACGTAGATATTACCGTGTCAAATTGAATGAAGAATTGCGATGAAACGAtggtcaattatttatttctgtaatACCCTGATTTGCACAACTTAGCAGGATTCTATAAATGTTAGGTTAGGTGGAAACATCACGCAATTCCGGAAACCGAAGCAATTGAATGTAGGTGGAAAATTCGACTGCTATTGCAAAAATCCAGTGGAACTGAAACGGAACTTGTGAACAATCCAGTGGAGCAAGAAAGACAAATAAGGTATATTAGATAGAGTCACAGTGATATTTACAGGCTGTACAACAGAGTGCAATTTCCCTAGTTTATTAGCTTGTGACGTCATAATAGCGCTCTTCGACATTGCCAAAAGCTAGACACTAGATCTTTGTCCCTTTTCTTTTATGTCAATTTTCTGACACAACTCGACACCAAGTGATTTTATTAGTTGGATCTAATAGAATAGGCCAATGAAATCATTTAATGTCGTGTTgtgtcgaaaaaattaacgtaAAAACAAAGCGCCCCTAATCGGCATAGTTAGATGCACAGTCAGTCGTTCTGGGTCACCAAGTACCGACCAAACAATGGATGTTCAATCGCGCTTTTGAGACGAACCGGGAAAGGGATTATCGTtggattaatgaataaaaattatctcgcctttcgaaaaattaaggCAGATCAGAGTATTGTATTCCAGGATAATGTTAGTAAGCTTACTTGAAATTGGATCAGAATGACACGTTGGGGGTAGTTAATATTTGTGTTCATGAATACCGGATTGCAACAATGATTTACGATGGTTAAAACAAAGCCGATGTTACacaagtatatataatgttGCATTTATTAAAagcatttattaaaaatttatgaaataacCAGTATCTTACAGTGTTAGGGCACTGATTCAGATGATAATTAACGAAGCAACGAGTTAACAGAAAGAATGACTTATTTGCCAAGTTTTCGGTTCCGTATCGAGTAATTTAATGTACAAATCAGCATCAAGAAGATATCGCGTGTTCTAGAACAGTGTTATCCCAGGAAGCTGTTAGTAGACAGTTGCGGTCCCATGCCAATCCACGAACAAAGTCACGATGGTTCTTATTTTCGTATATCACGTCCATCTTGTTGCTTGTATCAAACACCTTCACCTCTGTACTATCACAGCATCCAGCAAGGTGTTCGTTTCTATGCAAATTAAATAATGAAGGCAAACGTAAGAATGATTTCAGTTCTGTAGAAAGATTACATTCGTGTACATGGGCACTGGTAATGAATCAAACAAAACTGGTTCACACAAACCTGGctgaattgaataaaagcCTGTATACTCCTCTGGAAAAAGCTTGAGGGTTTTGGAAAACAGGTTCACTATTTGATTGCCTGACATCATGCACTAAAATTCTACCATCTGCATCTCCAATCACAAGTTCATGTACATTTTTCGGGTTCCAGGCTGCTGCAGTCAGTCCACattcaacatttttgattATACCTTGAAATAGTATTATGATACAGTTACTAATGTTACAGAGGAAACcgaatgtaaaatattatcaagTATCTGAAGTTAAGCTCTTCGCATCATATAAGACACTTTTCGGCTTATGGCCGATGattacaaaaatgaaacgaatggTAAAGTTTAAATATTTGGGTAAAGTGTTTcaagttataattatttttcaacaaatttttcagagcAAAAGTCGATGACGAGGGTTGATAGCCATGATCGTAAACCTGAATTTATTAAACACAGAGGGTTTCATAAGCTGCATACATACTGCTGGCTGGCTTTGGTTGCCTGAGATCCCATAGTAATGCATCGTGATCAAGAGAAGTAGATGCAAAGACATCTGTAGATTTGGGTTGGGCTTGTACGCAAGTCACTGTATCCGTATGAGCTGGACTAAACGTATGACTGGAGTACAACTCGACCATATCCCAAACTTTTACACtggaaaaattaacgaaatttcatttacattaTACAGATTCATAATTCAGAATGAATCAACTAAATATATCAGCATCAGTTGAGTATAACTTATTGCAATAAGTTATACTCACGTACGTTCAAGTATGTGCACATTACTTAAtacaattttgtttaaataattcataaaaaCAAATGTTGCAAAAACCATAAACTAGGCAATTGCTTTTGAAATATACACAGAAGCACCTGCTGTAAGGTTAACGAATACCAGCTAAGAGTAGCTTTTACCAAATTAAGGGCCACAGAATTGAGTCACAATGTGAGCAG is a window encoding:
- the LOC124414139 gene encoding prefoldin subunit 6, which codes for MVDEIQKKLQAELDKFKIAQKDYHKALLQRQQLDGQLNENTAVKQELDLLKSGNEVFKLIGPVLVKQDLEEAKQNVVKRMEYISAELKRTEDLIATLDKKQDTHREALAKLQQSFQQAQLKAAMKA
- the LOC124414135 gene encoding methylosome protein 50 gives rise to the protein MEFGNSAMDPNLNAEIYRNMTPADIPPNVDRHLQFILVSDGIGAILGASNMTDRYWNGTVWYYKDHTDFNRDKATTAMKTESGVCDGACLNGTNKFVICEDSGVLQILSINEMADTHSYELQCLGYSFEHDDAITSISAFDGNTRLVTGGMDYCVKVWDMVELYSSHTFSPAHTDTVTCVQAQPKSTDVFASTSLDHDALLWDLRQPKPASSIIKNVECGLTAAAWNPKNVHELVIGDADGRILVHDVRQSNSEPVFQNPQAFSRGVYRLLFNSARNEHLAGCCDSTEVKVFDTSNKMDVIYENKNHRDFVRGLAWDRNCLLTASWDNTVLEHAISS